A stretch of the Pseudobacteriovorax antillogorgiicola genome encodes the following:
- a CDS encoding DUF3050 domain-containing protein, whose product MSFMTDRYFQMLENHKVYDLVFNRQSLTYFMERHVICVWLYHSLIKSLHNELVNDLKSINSCEQKECLRLITEVILDEVVEDQGDGQIQSHLELYINAMEDIGANIGPVFCFFELIDKEKDVYRALRCARLPEEVQRYCRSILPFLSAPAYQKAAVLFYEGEPYIPDHFLMNIESMLPKVEVNALLDYFESHIEGLKRPGFSASGRLVEILCMQSGSYQSEAERTAEKAMKARLDLWNSISYSLEDYSEKLGVQGMPSLTLLPGGKNLEGRQKSKG is encoded by the coding sequence ATGTCTTTCATGACCGATCGATACTTTCAAATGCTTGAAAACCATAAAGTTTATGACTTGGTTTTCAATCGGCAATCATTGACCTATTTTATGGAGCGGCACGTTATATGTGTTTGGCTCTACCATAGCCTTATCAAGAGCCTTCACAATGAACTTGTGAATGATCTAAAGTCCATCAACTCATGTGAGCAAAAGGAATGCCTTCGGCTCATAACAGAAGTTATTCTTGACGAAGTAGTGGAAGACCAGGGTGATGGTCAGATTCAGAGTCACCTTGAACTCTATATCAATGCTATGGAGGATATCGGAGCCAATATTGGGCCGGTATTTTGCTTTTTTGAACTTATTGATAAGGAAAAGGACGTTTATCGAGCCTTGCGTTGTGCCCGATTGCCTGAGGAAGTCCAGAGATACTGTCGAAGTATCTTGCCTTTTCTATCAGCTCCAGCATATCAGAAAGCAGCAGTTCTGTTTTATGAGGGTGAGCCTTACATCCCGGATCACTTTCTGATGAATATTGAATCGATGCTACCAAAAGTTGAAGTTAACGCCTTGCTTGACTACTTTGAAAGTCATATTGAAGGCTTGAAGCGACCAGGTTTTTCAGCTTCAGGTCGCCTGGTTGAGATTCTGTGCATGCAAAGTGGGAGTTATCAGAGCGAGGCAGAAAGAACGGCTGAAAAAGCCATGAAAGCTCGCTTGGATCTATGGAACAGCATCTCTTATAGCCTAGAAGACTACTCGGAAAAGTTAGGTGTCCAGGGAATGCCGTCTCTCACTCTTCTCCCTGGCGGAAAAAATCTAGAGGGGAGGCAAAAGTCCAAGGGCTAA
- a CDS encoding glycosyltransferase family 9 protein produces the protein MAYNFDCRQFTGYKPCKYKRACEACPHYDPVTQRIAIVSLEAMGAVLRSTCLLPPIRKKYPGAHITWITLKNAKPLLDNNPLIDRLIVVEPKTLPLLQTLEFDELYAVDKSNEAGALSSQITAKKKYGFACDGNGVIRPFTEHGNYQFDVGLNDDLKFFINQKPETQQITETMNLTWERDPYILELSEDEKSTVKARRTEILGSTGAKKIIGYNTGCSVLFPYKKFTVSRAIELVAGWRKEFPDYAVALLGGPEDTERQESIKAAFADDSAVINTPTREGLRSGMMWVDTADMVFSGCSLGLHIAIGLGKPCIAWFGVSCSQEIDLYGKGVHLKADVPCTPCWKKRCDREIKCYDQVSVERVIRATSEIKSQFLD, from the coding sequence ATGGCATATAATTTCGATTGCCGCCAATTCACAGGCTATAAACCTTGTAAGTACAAGAGGGCTTGTGAAGCATGTCCGCACTATGACCCAGTGACCCAAAGAATTGCCATTGTTAGTCTTGAGGCTATGGGGGCGGTGCTACGTTCCACTTGCTTGTTGCCGCCTATCAGGAAAAAATATCCTGGGGCTCATATTACGTGGATCACCTTAAAGAATGCTAAGCCACTTCTTGACAATAATCCACTGATCGATCGCTTGATTGTGGTGGAGCCAAAGACACTTCCCTTGCTGCAAACCTTAGAGTTCGATGAGCTGTATGCAGTTGATAAATCGAACGAAGCGGGAGCGCTGAGCAGCCAGATAACTGCTAAGAAAAAGTATGGGTTTGCTTGCGATGGCAACGGCGTGATCCGACCGTTTACCGAGCATGGCAACTATCAGTTTGATGTGGGACTCAATGATGATCTCAAGTTCTTTATCAATCAAAAACCTGAGACGCAGCAGATAACCGAGACGATGAACCTCACTTGGGAACGCGACCCATATATCCTAGAACTAAGCGAGGATGAAAAATCTACGGTCAAGGCGAGACGTACCGAGATCCTGGGTTCGACCGGAGCCAAGAAAATTATTGGTTACAATACCGGCTGCTCTGTTCTGTTCCCATATAAAAAGTTCACGGTTTCCCGTGCGATTGAGCTGGTTGCTGGATGGCGTAAGGAATTCCCCGACTATGCCGTGGCCCTGCTTGGAGGTCCAGAAGATACTGAGAGGCAAGAGTCAATAAAGGCGGCTTTCGCAGACGATTCAGCTGTGATCAATACGCCGACTCGTGAGGGCTTGCGCTCAGGAATGATGTGGGTCGATACCGCCGACATGGTTTTCTCTGGCTGCTCTCTTGGTCTTCATATTGCAATTGGCCTTGGAAAGCCTTGTATCGCATGGTTCGGTGTTTCTTGTAGCCAGGAAATCGATCTTTATGGCAAGGGTGTCCATCTTAAGGCAGATGTTCCTTGTACCCCTTGCTGGAAAAAAAGATGTGACCGTGAGATCAAGTGCTACGACCAAGTGTCTGTAGAACGTGTGATTCGGGCAACATCTGAGATTAAATCACAGTTTCTAGACTAG